Proteins encoded by one window of Manis pentadactyla isolate mManPen7 chromosome X, mManPen7.hap1, whole genome shotgun sequence:
- the LOC118929220 gene encoding FUN14 domain-containing protein 1-like: protein MAVKIVGRGGRVRTTFRAGCRRYHGDPEPPPQEYESDDDPSEVLDLTQYARRHCWRNRVFGYSSRPRVEKYSVATQIVVGRMTGWCAEVLFQKVGKVAATVVGGGFLLQIASHGGYVRTDTNRVEKDANKAKRKIQKQANRAVPEINNIIEDATEFIKQNIVMSSGSVGGLLLGLAS, encoded by the coding sequence ATGGCTGTTAAAATAGTAGGGAGAGGAGGGCGGGTGAGGACCACCTTCAGAGCAGGCTGCCGGCGGTACCATGGTGACCCAGAACCCCCTCCCCAAGAATATGAAAGTGATGATGACCCTTCAGAAGTATTGGATTTAACTCAGTATGCAAGAAGACACTGTTGGCGGAATCGAGTATTTGGCTACAGTTCCAGACCTAGGGTAGAAAAGTACTCAGTAGCCACCCAGATTGTAGTGGGTAGAATGACTGGCTGGTGTGCAGAAGTTTTGTTCCAGAAAGTTGGAAAAGTTGCAGCAACTGTGGTAGGTGGTGGCTTTCTTCTTCAGATTGCCAGTCACGGTGGCTATGTGCGGACTGACACAAATAGAGTTGAAAAAGatgcaaacaaagcaaaaagaaagatTCAGAAACAAGCAAATAGGGCAGTACCTGAAATCAACAATATAATTGAAGATGCAACAGAATTTATCAAACAGAATATTGTGATGTCCAGTGGATCTGTGGGAGGCTTGCTGCTAGGCCTTGCATCTTAA